DNA sequence from the Sphingomonas sp. genome:
CCTGCCGGCCGCCCAGCCAGGTTTCCAGCACCTGCGTCTCGCGGATCGCGGTCGGGCTTCCGGCGGTGAAGATGTCGCGGTCGAGGATCACGAAATCGGCCATCCGCCCCGGCTCCAGCGTGCCGATCCGGTCCTCGGCGAAGGAGGCGAAGGCCGCGCCCCGGGTGAAGGCGTCGAACGCCTGTTCCATGCTCAGCCGCTGTTCCGGCATCCATCCGCCCGGCGGCTGGCCCTGCGCGTCCTCGCGGCTCATTGCGGCGGCGAGGCCATGGAACGGATTGGGATCCTCGACCGGGAAGTCGGAGCCGAAGGCGAGCGGCACATCGTTGGCCAGCATCGAGCGCCAGGCATAGGCGCCGCCCAGCCGCTCCATGCCCATCCGGGCCTCGGCCATCCGCCAGTCGGAGGTTTCGTGGACCGGCTGCATCGAGGCGATGATGCCGTGGCGGGCGAAGCGGGACAGGTCGGCCGGATCGACGATCTGGGCATGCTCGATCCGCCACCGCCGGTCGCCGGTATAGGTGGCGGCCAGCTCCTCGATCGCGCCGAGCAGCTCGGCATTGGCCGCGTCGCCGATCGCGTGGACGGCGAGCTGGAAATTGTCCATCGCCGCGCGACTCATCAGATTCTTGAGCATCGTGTCGCCCATCAGCGGCAGCCCGCGCTGGCCGGCGGCGTCGCGATAGTCCGCCTTGAGCCAGGCCCCGCGCGAGCCGAGCGCGCCGTCCAGATAGAGCTTCACGCCGACCATCCTGAGCCGCCCGTCATATAGCCAGGGCGTCGGCCGCGTGCCGGCGATGGCGATCATGTCCTCGACGCTGGAGGCGTAGGAAATGACGCGCACGTTCAATCGCCCGGCATCGCCGGCGCGGCGCATCACGTTCCAGCCCTCCGCGTCGGTGCCCATGTCGGCGACGGCGGTGAGGCCGTTGGCGAGCATGATCTCCTGCGCGCGGGCCAAAGCGCGGTCCTGATGGACCGGCAGCGGCGGCGGCACGATGCGG
Encoded proteins:
- a CDS encoding amidohydrolase, yielding MRADGRLHRFTGMVIDDEGRVKQLLQRGDRRPERPRYLLDGQGRTIIPGLIDAHGHVMGLGLGALSLDLSDTNSLEEAQRRIAEYAAANPSPRWIVGRGWNQERWGLGRFPTAADLDSVVPDRPVWLVRVDGHAGWANTAAMREAEIDARTQAPAGGRIERTGRNPSGVFVDAAMPLIGRIVPPPLPVHQDRALARAQEIMLANGLTAVADMGTDAEGWNVMRRAGDAGRLNVRVISYASSVEDMIAIAGTRPTPWLYDGRLRMVGVKLYLDGALGSRGAWLKADYRDAAGQRGLPLMGDTMLKNLMSRAAMDNFQLAVHAIGDAANAELLGAIEELAATYTGDRRWRIEHAQIVDPADLSRFARHGIIASMQPVHETSDWRMAEARMGMERLGGAYAWRSMLANDVPLAFGSDFPVEDPNPFHGLAAAMSREDAQGQPPGGWMPEQRLSMEQAFDAFTRGAAFASFAEDRIGTLEPGRMADFVILDRDIFTAGSPTAIRETQVLETWLGGRQVWGRAVSAARQSDNERR